The Glycine max cultivar Williams 82 chromosome 3, Glycine_max_v4.0, whole genome shotgun sequence sequence GTTTCTAACTTTAATGAAACAACGAGTTTTGTTAAAATTCATTCTAACCATTCATTTTAATCAacagttattatttatttaaattaaaattatgcagttttttataaattgaggAGATTCGTTCCCATAATATTAGACATGCTGAACATTGAAATGTACATAAATATATTGTAGTCTTCGAAAATGTTACCTATATAGtaccaactatttttttaataatattattgatacgaaatatttatcaattttagtgATGATTATTCTTTTCAAATATCACTCGAACTAACGACTTATGTATTAACTATTAtaaaacaacattgattttacttttaggtttaattatattttttactctaatttaatttttagtatatattacCCCcaaattttaccttttgtcaTTTGAGTACTAAAGTTTTAAATAAgtccttaaaatttttattcgttttcatctaaatttttaaatttaactactaattatgtttttagttcttaaatatataatattatctcCAAAATCacagttttataaattttgaactaATATAATCGACAAATTACACTTTcgattttttttgaatttttttaaaattctaagacAATATGACAGTATTATCcacttttagaaattaaaagaataatttactcAAATAATAAGCTATTAACCAATATGTAATGAAAGCGACTAAAGACACTTCAGCAGGTTTTTAATCTAAATCAATTTTACAGAAAAATAACCATCATAAAATCAAGCTCgtgctttgataaaaaaaaatcaactgtGTAAAATCATAATTATCCAAAATCAAGCCAAACACATTTCAACTATAAATTCAACAACGCATGACAAGGGATCCACTTTTAAACTTAAGGTGGGCATATATTATTAAGTTTCTAAGAAAGGTCTCAACTCAGTACACGCAGTTGGTCAAGCCCAGCTTCTAAATTCTCTCAGGTACATTTTTAAGACTGCTActttaaatatgttaatatgTACAAAACTGGAGATGAGTTTCTTTCCTTCCCAGTCCCCCACATCCTTTGTTACAGAAACTAGAACAACTCAGGTTAGATGCTTCGGCTGCATCAAAACTTTTTACCGAAGGATGGATTGTCATACATAACCAGTCACTAAATGAGGAGAAGCACGAGGCAGACCACACGAGTAAGTGACATACTTGACACTATCAATTAGCACAACCACAAAAATCCGAGAGAGTGACTTTGGCCTCATCATgccatcaacatcaacatcaccaTCACCAGCCTCTCTGGGATCAACAAGGACTGAAACCACCATAGAAGACTTGTTACCATGGAAGTGGTCTTTCTGCAAATTTTTCACTTGTTCTTCAGTTATGTTCAGACTAGACCCATTAAGCGGCTCTGGGAGCTCATGAAGGGTTCTTCTATTCCTGGTCTTCTTAACACTGGTAGCATTCTGATGGTTTTCGGTGGAAACATTGGCTACTGATGTTGCAGGAACTATTGCTCCAGGACTTGGAGAAGCATCAAACTGGAAAACTTCAGTGCACATGCCAGAACTTAACATTGGCCCTGTATTAGAGAACAAGAAAACTCAGTATATTTTCAACGTTATACAGGGTACCAAAATAGGCCAACAGGTCCTTTATTTTggcataaaagaaaaatactttgcTCAGGCATGATTGAGAGGTGGACACCGCAAAGACATTGTTTTCAGCTCTTATATTCAGAAGAAACCATCAATAATGAGTGTATATCATGGCCTAAGAAAAACTATTCCACAGCTACAACAATGAAGAAATGAACCAACAATGCAAAAATTACtggaaagatatttttaaatcaagaacATTTAAAACCTTGCTCATCAAACTAGTCCATCTAACCAACCAATTtggaagaaatatgaaagaactAAGGAAACTTAttgcataaatatttatatcatacaaattttCAATGACCAAACAACATGATTTGTAGTCGAGGGAAACTAAGGAACAGCCTGAGGAAACACAAAACATGTTAGCATATTCAAGACTTGATCATCGCCAAAATTAAAAACCTTAAGCCTAGAATATTCACAATTAAGATTAGACAGAAACCAGGAAGACATAACATAAGCCAATAGAGAAAGAGTTAATGTAACATTTTCATCCCTATCATGCAACCTACACAGAGTAAAATTCAGAAGGAAAGCCAGAATATACGGATAATCACCTGCAAGACCTTCACGGAACCACTGTTGCATTTTACCATCAGTTGCAGAGGACTTCATATGGTCCTTCAAAGCTTTGGTTGAACCAGAGCCAAGAGCCTTCCTCTGTTCAGGAGAAACCCTATACACATGTGGATGTTGATCTCTGCTTCTTCCAACTCCAGGAATAGCCAATGCAGAATCCAAATCCTTAGGAATGGCCAACCCAGTTTCCCTCTTGTCCTTCTTTGCCTCAGCAGTTTGAGATGCCATGGCTTTCTCACTGGCCATAATGGAATGGATAATCAAGTTCCCATCAATCTTCACCATCTTATCATTCCTAGGAACATACAGAGAAGCAACAAGGGGCTCACTAGCATTGCCCTGACGACTGGAATCATCTGGGCCTTTCCGATCATGCCTTTCTTCTCTTAAATTCCGGCCTCTCTTCTCATAATTCTTCACTCTGTCAGAAACACTAAACCTCCCATTAGAAAATCCTACATCCCCATCTCTTCCAGACCCATTCCTAGGACCATTCAAAGACCAAACCTTCCCTCCACCATGACCATACACCCTATCACTAACATAATTAGAACTACCAGTACCGGGAACATTGTCCACTAAACCCccaaacctaaaatcaacaacaGGAACAAGCCCACCAAAAAGCatgataaagaaaaacaaacccAACAAACTAATACTAGCAACCTTCTTAGTTTTCCCCTCACTCTTCTTACTCTCACTCTTTTTACTCTTGGGGGCTGAAGCAGGTTGCTGAGGCTTCAACCTAGGAATGGGAACCAAAGGAACCTGAGACCCTTGAGGCTTAACAACATAAGGAGCACATGGCATCCATGGATAAGGCATGGGTGCCATTGGAGGATGATGAGGGTACATCCCAGgagcaggaggaggaggaggaggacaCATCACACCAGCAGCAGCACCCACTTGCTGTCTAAGAGTAGCAATCTCAGCCACCATATACGACATCTTACTACTCATATCAGCAATGATGGAATTCAATGATCTAACTTTCTCTTCAAGCTCCTCCACGTAATGCTTCTTCCTCTGCCTAGAAAGCTGTGCACTTTCCCTGTTCCTCATCAACCTCGCCTTCCTCTTCTCATCCTCGTCTTCAATTCCATTCAAATCAGATTGAAACTGTTTCTcagtcttattattattattattctccaCAGAGGAAGAGAACCTTCTGTGCTTGGTAGCACTTCCCTCGCAACTCCCTTTCTTCCTCTTCAGATCAAAAGCTGGAACTTCCTCCATTTTCACACCATTGTTTGTAGCTGCATGTGCATGAAACGATGTTATGTCTCTCTCGTAAGGGCCAGAATCAGGTGAGGGCGAGTGCATGGCCTCGTATACACCCGATCCGCCGTTGCCGGAACCCTGCGACGAAACCGGTCCGTTGGAAGACTCCTCCCGTTCGCAGAATTCAGCCTCCGGCGAAGGAACGCTCGGAACCCTAACATTATCGGCGGAATCAGATTCCGACACTTGCGAATTGAAAAACCTGGAAACGCCGTCGCCGGAAACCGCGGATGCGTCGGAATCGGAATTCTTCGCGGAGGAATCGTCGATGGGCGGCGAAACGGAGGCGTAATTAGGGTTACAGGCGTCGGGGAGGAGGAAATCCTCGGCGTCGGAGGGGATGTAGATGTCATCGAGGTCGTCGAAGGTGATTTCGAATTCtccgttgttgttgttgaaatcCATGCCGAATTCGAGATCGGAGGGGAAGGGGAGCCCATCAGTAGTGTTGAAGAGCGAGTCCATGGAGGGGATGGGGAAGGCGCTGAAGTCGGTGGAGAAGTCATCGAACACGATATCGGACGCCGGAGGCTCCGGCGACGGTTCCACGGCGGGCATTGACTCAGTCATTCGAGAGGGTTTCTGAGAAATGGAGGAGAAGAAATGGGTTTTGGGAATTTTTGGGGTTTCGTTCGTTATTTGTAGCAGGGCGCGTGGTTCACGCGCTAAAACCCTGTACATCAATGAAATAGTTACTTTGTCTGTGTTCTCGTCTTCCGCTGACTCGTATGTGCCACGCGTTGCGAGGAGCGGCCGTTGCTTATTAATGCGATTTTATGGAGTGTTATTGCAGGAGacacagttttattatttattattactgCTTTTGtcccttaaaaaaacaaaaaattatctaaaataattattttttatttatatttcttataaatttctTGGGTAGATGATGAgagtatcatttttttcttaatcaatatctAAAATTACTTACtagcattttcttttttattattgtttattattattattattattattattttgaagcaatattattatatcattatcATCAATCAACGACAACAATTTTTTGGataatgattatatttaattaaggaTCTTGCTAGATTATGTaactaataaaatgtttattttcttaatcgaTACCCGATACTAATTAGCATTttcctttaattaattatatactaaTGTGAAAAAAGTGTGCCTTGGAAACTTCTCTGAGTGTGGGAAGGGATAATGGGGAGATTTGGAAAACAAAATCCAGTGACGAGGAGTTACGTTTCCGCTACGCTCGGTTGCTTTCAACGACCGCGACGTACGGTGTCACGTTCTAAAtgacttttctttttaaaaggtGAACAAGGATTAGACggtataaaaatagttttttaacatttaatttaaaaaatgattaagaggcggtataaaataaaaaacaatagattagataaatattcaaaaacttATAAATCATTACACCTAATTTAACTTTTTGTTGAGTgtctaacaaaagtaaaaatataatattattcttattgTCTGACTTCTCATTATcccaagtttttttattttttcatatatgccCTCTTCATCTAAATATTCTTCTTCAAACATTAACAATCTCACCACCTTCCTCTCCATCGTGCAAGAGCTCTCCTAATTTACCTCCCTCCTCACTTCCATCACGCCCCTTGCCAGGGATCGCCCCTCCCTCTCCATTCTTGTCGTCCCCAACGCCTACCTAACTCGTCGACAATGATCACCTCTCCCTGGCCACCCTCATTGACATCCTTCGCTACCACGTCTTTCTCTGGTTCCTCTCTTGGTCCAACCTCCCTGCCCTACCCCCTTCGACAAGCTCATCACCACGCTCCTTCAAACCACCACCCACGCCATGAACAACTTCAGCTCCATGATCCTCACCCGCGACTCCTAATCTGACGTCATCTCGATCTGCTCCCATGCACCGTACTCTCCCTCCAACGCCACCATCCTCTCCTTCACAAAGAAGTGTGGCGACAATAGAAAGCCGTTGAACTTCACCGTGCTGAACTTCCTCCTCGCTGACAAGGACACATCGTCGATGACGCTAAGCTGGTTCTTTTGGCTCATCATGAACCACCCCGTCGTGGAAGAGAAGATTGTCGCAGAGCTAATGGCGGTGCTTACTTCCACTTGTGGCAGTGATCGACGACGCTGGATGGAGGAGGTAGTGGACTTCAAAAAAGTGAAGAAACTTGTTTACTTAAAAGTAGCGTTAGCCGAAATACTGcgtgataataaattttatgttaaatgataaaataatttaaaaagtttcaaaatCTTGTTTTGTATCTTTTCCTAGTGCAAACCAAACATTGTACAATACCAATGGTATTATAGcaaaatttacattattttgtCTAGTACATAACCACATCAAACAAGATACAACACAAAATTACTTGTAATGTACAACGATCACCAAACAATGTATAATACAAAAAGTTATTTGTGATTCAACTACTTGTCAAGTGTTATTCTATCTATCGTGTCTTGTTAACAAATCAAACACACATTTATATACAAAACTTCCTTATTTAATACATGTTGATTAGttaataatgttaattttttaaagaatttatagtattattttcttcaaaaatatttttaagactatcgagatttaatttttactctttctatttaattattttttgctaaATTATGTGTATAAGAcatctttttttaatcttttctaaagagaaaacaaatttatcttattaactTATAGcatttattgtttattgtttattaactaaaaaaataaataaataaaaattatttttttgaaaaatgaaaaaatacaaaaaagataaagaaaaaagaaaaaggaaataaaataaataatatatcttaaaaaacttttaaaaaataaaattcaaaaggtTTGAAGTTCTAACTTCTATGTTGTCATTGTAACTAAAAAATCTAAtcctaattatatataaataatgaattGAATTAGGCTAAATTTATTCACTAGAAAATATCATGTTTTGAATCAAAACTGTATTGTtattgattgataaaaaaaatatgtattgattgaaaaaaattaaaccttgtttaatgatttaattgaaattttcttactTACAAAAAGGATTTAAACCAAACTACAGACACAACAGCGGCATGGTACCATTCTGAACGGTATTTGATTTTGAGAGTTCCTTACATGCATTGTACATGTACTGTACCATTCTACTCTCAAAGGCTCAAAGTACTTCGCTGTCACGTGGATGGGagtgaagataaaagaaaatgatactAATATATAACCAATAATATTAGGGGGAAAAAGGGTAaatatgagaagaaaaaaataagtaaagagataaatataatCACTTTTCAAAATTGCAAACTAGACTAGGTCGATTATTGTTGTCTTGTTCGTACACTAAGAAGAATGATtgtgatataattgtttttattttctttttagcttTAAACCAGTACACATCATCTAATCAAgtatgaattataaaatattattgagttttcatataatatacaaatattttatactttaaaacATAGTCTTAAGATTTGGACCAATCTGACCAATTTGGTTGTGAATTCTATTTGGTCATATTACTTATCAAATCTGtcattcaattaatttaattattccaATGCAATTCGATTAAATATGTGGTTGAATTGATAATTAACCTGAGCAGAACCATGTagttttgtttctttcaaattactCAAAAGGATGTCACTTTATTGTTGCAATGTGattgttgatttgtttttaatattacttatttaatttgttgtgtTAATGAGTGTTTGTGCTGGATTGTTTTAAGTTTTTGacattatgattttgtttatgagTAGCGATtgttttttgaactttttttagatataaaattttcttaagacCCATTATCGCTACCAAAAGATCcgccaccaccacaaagatctTCCAGAACCCATTGCACCACCATATTTGCTCCATTAGCCACACGAGCCGCCACCACAGGTCTGTTTTCCAAGAAAGCATTGTTGTTCAAACCCATGGTGGCTGACAAGGATGCCGACAAACATCCTATAAAGACATGATCAAGCTGCGAGCCTCACTAACGATGATGAGAGGTTCACATGTCGAACAATTCGTCAAAGAAAATTGCACCTTTCAAATCCTTTCTCGATGACCCATTTTGCCTCAACctcatcattgttttttttttcatatttgatttAGGGCTTGGTAATCATTGCCAAAATTTAGTTGCCAAAGAAGTTCAGCAAAATGCAAAGATAAACAAGTCTATCAAAATGGAGTGTTGAGATCACCACAGCAGAGAAAAGAACGGGTAGAGGtggtgagaaaagaaaagaaaataaaactccTCCGTCGGAATCACCTCAGATGACGATGaatgatggtaaaaaaatttactaaatgAGTTTTGCAAAATCAGATGTGACATGACCCATAATAACTAGACTAATCTAGAGGTTAAAAATAATGGTTCATCATAAACCACCTAATAAGGTGGTCCATGCTAGATATTATGATGACTATTACAGTATAtgaaaaaaacttacaaattttaacttttgtaaTACTCTAGATtgataaaataagaaagtaTTACTTTTTGTATAATGGTAtggaaataatgtttttattatattttattccaaTTCATTACATGCTaatatatttttcctattttctaCTACTTTTGGTGAGCCAACCAACTAAATAGCATTTCATTAAAGAAGGTATAAGATATACCTCATTTACATACAGAGCATCGGTTGTAACCAACTATACACCCACCAAAATGGTTACACAACATTAATTGagataagtaaaattaataaagaataatCATTGTATCACCCATGCATCCCTCCACTACTACACAAACGGCCTATTACATTGATTATTTTTCACATGCAACGTCAATTATGAACCATTGTCATAGCGGACGTTGTAGAAAGTCTAGGCGTCTACGACGACGATCCCttagaactgtcttagaatgtgtttttttttttaatgctattttttgttttcattaccACCTATATTACAATAATTCAAACCAATACGTTTTTATTAATTGccacctaataattttttgaaaggtctaccattttatatatatatatatatacacacacactacAACTCTTCGTTAACCCTATTAGCAAGGTAGCAATGTGCATATATCCACTGGTATGACTTAAAGTCAATTTTTGCAAAGCTGTGACAAAGCACTTAGAGCCAGAATGTCATGGCATCCTTTCATCCCTTTGCAAAGtgtaaaagttataaatattagataattatatgaattttgaaacaaaaaataaacaagatatTTAATGAAAGTGGCTCTTTTAACACATCAATATCAACCAAATTGCACAATATAATAAGTAATCAATGacaacaaaatacataaaagcCTGCACTCCTTTGAGGGAGGAAATTTCCATCTCCCTAATATCCTAAGCTCTATAAAGAGGGAGGAAATTCACCAATCTTCAAAAATATGAAGATCAAAACCATTGTATCAAAATGtataagaaccaaaacaagacaCATTATTCAGCTTAATCCAAATATCTCAACATTTTTTTCTGTTAAAGATGtgattaatttcattttgttaaagaTGTGGCACAATATCCCAAATTGCCAGCTCTTTCCTGATAATATTTTGTGTTGCCTATTACTACTTATAATTAACAAACCCTGCAAtggaaaaattaattacatcacCTTTGAAGGATGGGGTTTTCTATCTTGTAAGTTTCTGATCCCTAGTCCCACCTACATCAACTTTATTTCCCTCCTCTAAACCAGTTAATTTCGTTGTAGCAAAAAGTTTTTAGCATATAGACTATGTTTTTGATCCCTGGTCCCACTTGTTGAATGCTACAGGCAATGACGCCTAGTTAAATTAAAGACCTCTAATTAATATGTGAAACAAATTATGTAAAACAGAAACTAACATAATTTATTGTATACAATAAATGATACATGCATGTTACCATCCGACATTGCTATATAGGATGAAAGAAAAATTGCTAACCTTATCTGCTTCATTAAATTCTATAGGAAGAAATAAGACTTTTTTTATCTCTAGCTTCCCTTTTATTAGCAACATGCTTTGTTAATATCAACTAATCATAGAGTGGTTGGTGCTTATTTGAAAGGGAAGAAACCTAGGACAAGCAAGGTTAAATATACTTCACATGTGTTGCCTGGTTTAGAACTCAAATTAAGTGCCTTGTAGGGGAAGACATGTATTCTTAATTGATTTTTCCTTTAAGAATATGGGATACAATCAGATTTAGGAGATGTAATACGTACACTCAGATTTGCTGACCCCAACTATATGCCCTTAGAACTGGAATCATCTTTAATCGCAAGGATTGGTGAGCCTATTGTATCTACTACAAATTGATTATCCACAATTGTAAAAATTGTGTCTTTTTTTGCATTGTCCTTAGACAAATCTCTTAAACATGCATCTTCATTGCCAATTTCTCTGTGTTCTGCAATTCAGGAATACCATCAGATACCATGCTCAAGGAGCCCCTCTAAACTACTTCCAGAAGTCTAAAGGCCTTCAACTGCATTGCCACTTTCCAATGCTTCTTCCTTAGGAAATGAACAAAGAGGTTTATCAGAATGATGCGCTTCACCCCCAATTGCATTTACATCCAAAGTTCCAGTGTTAACATTAGAATCTTTGTTAATCACAGAAGAATCCAAATgttattcattatatttatcTGTAAAGAACTTTGCTCCTCACCACCCATGCCAACtacatgattttgcacattttgaATGTTTAAGACATCACAAGAAGTGAACTTTTGTAAAGAAGTTACAGTAATATTAGTTTTCCCCCCAGAAGCAATAAAGTCCTCTTGAGTTTTTTCTTCAAGAGAACCATCAGCCATAGTTTCAACTTTTCCTTGATTTGTATAATTACTTTTGTCATTAGTAAAGAGAATCCCCTTAGCCATTGCCAAGTCAATATTGCCAAGCATATCATGTGATTGCAGATTGCTTAAACTTCCATCAATGGATAATACACCTTGGGAAACTCCAGCCAGAGACTGCTCCCtttcttcatcctttaatcCATCCAAGTTCTCATCGATAAAACCTGTAGGTTGTAAATCAGTAATATTATCTCTAAATTCATTTCTACCATCAGGTTTTGGATCGGGCTCCATTTTCTTAGCTAAGCATACCAGTTCATCACAAGCATCCGACTCTTGTATAACAATTTCTCTAGGGATAAATTCCTCTTGTCTAACGAATTTTAATAGCATTTCAACCTTGTTTTTTGAGGAAGTGGCCTCAAAACAAACATTATTATGCCTTGGTATAGAGCAAGATTCAGCTACAGTTGTGCCAAACTCTATGCCACTACTCCTGCAGGAGTATGCGTCAATCCACTAGTCATCTTCGTTACTTCCAATACCAAGGTAAACTTCAGTTTCAACCAAACTATCATCAAACCTTAAATTCCCTTGAAGGCTTTTGTCAAAATCAAACTTAGGCAGAGCATATGGCCTTAATGCAGGaggaaattttgtgctcccttCACCGGGTTCAAATTTGGGCATGAGAAACCCAACTGCACATGACTTGGGCAAAACAAAATAGAGGAAGAATGATGATGCTAAAGATGAACATGCAAACACGTGTTAATTAATCTCAACATGGATAAGGAGTCTTGGAATAAGCACATCCCAACATGTCAACAACTTTCCATCATTATttgagtaaaaataaataaatgtaaatagTGGAATTCTACAAAATGACAAAGAATGCATGCTTCTTATCATCTTATGCACTGAAATTAGTAAGTTGGTGTTGGAAGAAATTTTACACAATATTTAAATCCTTGAATACTAGGAccatgaaaataatataattaactatGAGCATACATATACTTGTATCTTCAACTTGGAGCAGTGAAAAGATATAATATTCTCTCCCAAAACTAATTTTCGGGCAAGCTTTCAATTGCTATGAAAGCAAAGTAACCCCAAAGCACGAAAGTGGTTTTTTTACGGAGGTGCACCTTCTCTCACCTCTTAATTCTCAAACTACACTTGTTTGAGATATAATTCCCAAAGTACacctctttttcttcattcacgGAAGTCGGGTTTGGCCACCCCCCGACTTCCCTTgttgaagcttttttttttttataaattaaaatatcattaaaattaaatattatattatataaaattatttttaattgattttaaaattatttatttattaaattattttttgaacgatcgattaaattaactttattattaaaaaatgatattattaaatttaattatttttgttacattatttaatttatttaagatatttttggttgaatatttgttttaaaatctgaattttgtataataatatatttattttagtaaaaaatttaaatattaaatttaattattttactaaatataattattttttttatgacattagatttaattaaaaatgataaaactaaagcttttaacaatttatttatagaagaatattatactgcattatcaataaaatatttaaacaatgacATTTGGCTAAGAAAAAACTTAAGA is a genomic window containing:
- the BZIP38 gene encoding bZIP transcription factor 38, giving the protein MTESMPAVEPSPEPPASDIVFDDFSTDFSAFPIPSMDSLFNTTDGLPFPSDLEFGMDFNNNNGEFEITFDDLDDIYIPSDAEDFLLPDACNPNYASVSPPIDDSSAKNSDSDASAVSGDGVSRFFNSQVSESDSADNVRVPSVPSPEAEFCEREESSNGPVSSQGSGNGGSGVYEAMHSPSPDSGPYERDITSFHAHAATNNGVKMEEVPAFDLKRKKGSCEGSATKHRRFSSSVENNNNNKTEKQFQSDLNGIEDEDEKRKARLMRNRESAQLSRQRKKHYVEELEEKVRSLNSIIADMSSKMSYMVAEIATLRQQVGAAAGVMCPPPPPPAPGMYPHHPPMAPMPYPWMPCAPYVVKPQGSQVPLVPIPRLKPQQPASAPKSKKSESKKSEGKTKKVASISLLGLFFFIMLFGGLVPVVDFRFGGLVDNVPGTGSSNYVSDRVYGHGGGKVWSLNGPRNGSGRDGDVGFSNGRFSVSDRVKNYEKRGRNLREERHDRKGPDDSSRQGNASEPLVASLYVPRNDKMVKIDGNLIIHSIMASEKAMASQTAEAKKDKRETGLAIPKDLDSALAIPGVGRSRDQHPHVYRVSPEQRKALGSGSTKALKDHMKSSATDGKMQQWFREGLAGPMLSSGMCTEVFQFDASPSPGAIVPATSVANVSTENHQNATSVKKTRNRRTLHELPEPLNGSSLNITEEQVKNLQKDHFHGNKSSMVVSVLVDPREAGDGDVDVDGMMRPKSLSRIFVVVLIDSVKYVTYSCGLPRASPHLVTGYV